cgcatcgtcacttcatctttcaggcggttgtcgtttattctttagttctgtttcgagttacaaatatgagcaaccgaaccagatcaaataccagtactagtacgagaaccagtgagataaacatctataacatgtatatctgatataccttctttcttcttcttgacaaggccgctcttcagatcagccagatacttggagcaattacgcttccagtttcccttctccttgcagtaatagcactcagcatcaggcttagggccgttcttaggtttcacaggaggcgtggcagctttcttgccacccttcttgaattttcccttagacttgccctgtttcttgaaactggtggtcttgttgaccatcaacacttggtgctctttcttgatctcaatctcagcagcttttaacatgccaaagagttcaggtaactccttgttcatgttctgcatattgtagttcatcacaaagttcttgtaacttggtggcagtgattgaaggacacgattaatccccagtctgttaggaatcactattcccaagtcactgagtttcttcgcatgcccggtcatggcgagcatgtgctcactaacggagctgccttcttccatcatgcagctgaagaattgtttcgatgcttcatagcattccacggccgcatgagtctcaaaaatagctttcagctctttcatcaactcatgaggatcgtggtgctcaaaaggtttttgaagatcggattccagactgcataggatggcacactaaacttgagagtaccgaattttccgagtctcgtaaacagcttttacttcatcggtttcagtttctgcaggagggtcacctagcggtgcatcaagcacatattgcagatttccgccagagaggaagatcctcacatgacggaaccagccggtgaagttgctaccgttgctcttaagtttctctttctctaggaactggttaaaattgattggggacgccatctctacaacatatatttgcaaaagtttagactaagtttatgacaaattgagttcaaattttaattcaacataattaaaaatctaggtgaactcccactcaaaacaatatccctcgcattgtcttagtgatcacacgaaccaaatccaccgcacctaagcccgatcatcacgagataaggtgtgatttcaatggcgaacactcaaagtgttcatcatatcaaccatatgattcatgctctacctttcggtatcacgtgttccgagaccatgtatgtacatgctaggctcgtcaaggccaccttagtatccgcatgtgcaaaactgtcttgcacccgttgtatgtacttgttgattctatcacacccgatcatcacgagatgcttcgaaccgacaagacttggtaacggtgctactaaggatgaacactttattatcttgagattttagtgagggatcatcttataatgctaccgtcgtgatctaagcaaaataagatgcataaaaggattaacatcacatgcagttcatatgtgatatgatatggcccttttgtctttgcgcctttgatcttcatcttcaaagcacggacatgatctccattatcttcgggcatgatctccatcatcgtcggcgtagcgtcaaggtcaatggcgccgtcttcatgattgtcctccatgtagcaactattacaactactttgaaatactactcaacatgaaatttaaagacaaccataaggcttctgccggttgccacaatacaataatgatcatctcatacatattcatcatcacattatggccatatcacatcaccaaaccctgcaaaaacaagttagacgtctctaatttggtttgcatattttacgtggtttagggttttcgagagagatctaatctacctacgaacatgaaccacaacgttgatactaatgttttcaatagaagagtaaattgaatcttcactatagtaggagagacagacacccgcaaagcctcttatgcaatacaagttgcatgtcgaacgaggaacaagtctcatgaacgcggtcatgtaaagttagtccgagccgcttcatcccactatgccacaaagatgcaaagtactcaaactaaagataacaagagcatcaacgcccacaaaactattgtgttctactcgtgcaaccatctatgcatagacacggctctgataccactgtaggataacgttgcatagaaaacaaaaaaatttctaccgcgaacacgcaatccaagccaagatgcaatctagaagacggtagcaacgaggggtatcgagtctcacccttgaagagattctaaagcctacaagatgaggctcttgttgctgcggtagatgttcaattgccgcttgcaaaagcgcgtagaagatcttgatcacgatcgctccggcgccacgaacgggcagcacctccgtactcggtcacacgttcggttgttgatgaagacgacgtccacctcccgttccagcgggcagcggaagtagtagctcctcttgaatccgacagcacgacggcgtggtgtcggtggcggtggagaactccggcggagcttcgctaaagctacgtgggagatatggaggagaagggggcggctagggtttgggagggggtggccggccacttcaaggggggcggccagcttgtggtcttggggtggccggccccctcccttggcccctcattatataggtggaaccccaagtgttggactccaagtcttcgaataagacccgaacccaaaaccttccatatgaaaaggaaacctacccaaggtgggaatcccacttggggtgggattccccctttccatgtgggggggtggccggccccctaagggggagtccacttgggactcctcccccactagggttggccggccatggaggtggaatccctccgggactccaccttccttggtggtttcttccggacttttctagaaccttctagaaccttccatgaaCCTtcggcatcattttaattcacataaaatgacatcctatatatgaatcttattctccggaccattccggaactcctcgtgatatccgggatctaatccgggactccgaacaaatattcgaactccattccatattcaagttctaccatttcaacatccaatctttaagtgtgtcaccctacggttcgtgaactatgcggacatggttgagtactcactccgaccaataaccaatagcgggatttggagatccataatggctcccacatattcaacgatgactttagtgatcgaatgaaccattcacatacgataccaattccctttgtcacgcgatattttacttgtccgaggtttgatcttcggtatcactctataccttgttcaacctcgtctcctgacaagtactctttactcgtaccgtggtatgtggtctcttatgaacttattcatatgcttgcaagacattagacgacattccaccgagagggcccagagtatatctatccgtcatcgggatggacaaatcccactgttgatccatatgcctcaaatcatactttccggatacttaatcccacctttataaccacctatttacgcagtggcgtttggtgtaatcaaagtacctttccggtataagtgatttatatgatctcatggtcataaggactaggtaactatgtatcgaaagcttatagcaaataacttaatgacgagatcttatgctacgcttaattgggtgtgtccattacatcattcatataatgatataaccttgttattaataacatccaatgtttatgattatgaaactaatcatccattaatcaacaagctagtttaagaggcatactagggacttcttgtttgtctacatatcacacatgtactaatgtttcggttaatacaattatagcatgatatataaacatttatcataaacataaagatataaataataaccactttattattgcctctagggcatatctccttcaaggcgctagggtttgtgtgtgagggaTGATGCGAGGGCGCTCTTCTTTATAAGCCGGAGGGAGGCAAggaagcggtggcgctcattaatgcCGGCACGGATAGCTAGGCACGATGAGACGTATCGTTGCGCCTCTGCGGAAACTGCACCGTCGTTACGCGTCAATGACAtccatcgcgaggtaggcgacggttgggTTAAAATTTTATATGTCAATGGTGCATCAAGTGCGCCACTCCCCACCCCGCTTCTCGCTCGGTCCAGCATGCCCAAGCATCCTATGTGGACCAGGAATGGGCtcaggcgccggacaccgtattggatcGTGCCAAACGGAAGGAGGCTTTGTGGCACGATACTGTGGACGGAAAAAACGTCCGGCGCACCAAAAAACCTTTGGAGGACGCTTTAGAGATGCGGCTATGCTCTGAATGTTGCAAAGATGGCACATGAATGAATGAGTTCATTTCCAAATAGAAACAGAAGAAGAAAAACTTCATACTGTACGCGAGGAGGTATTGGCCATGCTCTAGATGCTAAAGATTATAGTACTAAGCAAAGCAGAATCTCATTAACATCACAGGATTACTACTGTACTATCTTACAAGAACTAGCAGCTGCACTACACTCCTACGGACCTAGACTAAACTTGGATGTCGGCAAATTCTGGTCTCTGAACATCTGGCCATGTAGTATGCCCAGTCTAACCCTAATTTTAAACTACAGAGCGAGCTAGCTGCTCACCAAATAACATCTGGAACCTAACTTCTCTACAAAGGATTACGCTCTTCTCAACGCTTTGTGAGTATCACTAGGGCAAGCATTGACATGGATGCGACGAACTTGAATCCCTGGCTCTCCCAGAAGTTGTGCTTGCCGTCGTCGCTGTTGTAGTCATGGCGAGAGCCATTTGGGTGTTTCGCGACCACCTGATCCTTGAGCTCCTTAAGTTGCTTGTCCCTCTTCTCCCCCACCTGCAGAGGCAAAAGCCAATCAATTTATACAATATTCTAACTGATCAATGAGTACTCCAAAGATCTCTTGAAGATTTGGTATCCATTACTTCTAATTAGTTCAATAGTTTGGTGCAAAAACACGGTTAAGATCACGAACGAATGCATGCATTATATCGGAATATTTCAAATATGAGTCCAAGATTGTTCCatgtttttctgttttctgtcAAAAAAAAAAGGTTGCACACATGCATAATTCAGTTGTTACCAGAGAAGATGACATCACTTGATACTAAAGAATAGGGTTTTCCAGACTGCGTGACTCAGTGATTGTTTGACTTTGACCCGAACATTTTCCACACATAAATATGGCCAACTGCCGTAGCATGGATGCTTCATTCACATGGTATTGATTGTTTGATTTGTTAATTTTAACTGCCAGAGATCTTGATTTGATACTCAGGGATAAGGTGGCATATATTTAATCTGGAATACCCCATCCCCAATTCAAGGTCATAAATGGTGGCATGGACTATAGAAGAGCAAGCGAATTTGAAATCATGTTTCACTCTTCTGTGTTAAAGAACAAGGATATATATGTACATACCCTCTGAAGTTTCCGGATCTGAGACCGTGATTCTTGGAGGCAGAATTCAAGCTTCAGAACCCTCTTTTTCAGCTCCTGATCGGTTCTGCGCTGCTTCTCTAGCTGTTCAACAAAAAGTATCTTAAGTAAAATGCAGCACTTCGGTTTTGTGGATAAACTAGCATTTGCAACCAAATTCAGGTACCAGTTTGTATTTTTCGGATAAAAGGGAGAGGGCTTACTTGTGACTCTAGCTCCTTTGTTTTGTTTGTCCAGTGAGCAGATAATATCCTGATTTCATCTCTCAATCTGGCAATTTCTGTATCCTTAGCATTTAAATGTTTGCTAATATTCTCAACATTCCTTGGTGAAACATCAGACAAAATCTTCAGAAGTTCATTATCTTTTTTAGACCCAGCTTTGGAAACTGCATCCATGATGTCGGTCTCAATCCTCAAGACTTCGTCCTTGAGTTGCCTCTGTGAAAACTCTCTCGCCTCAAGGTCCTTCTGGAGAAGGGCTAGCTGCTCCCCGAGCTTATTAACTCGAAGCTCATGCTCTTTCAGTGAGCGGTCCTTCTCATTCAACTCCTTCAACAAGAACAAGCACTGTGACTCAGCTGACTTTGCTGATGCAGCGCTAGCTTCTGCTGTAGCTTGGGTAACTGACATACGTGATCTAAGTTCATCCAAATCATGGAGATACTGCATATAATTTACAAAACATTGATGAAGTGAATTTAAATCTGCATATAATTTACAAAACATTGATGAAGTGAATTTAAATCGGGAGTCAAATGAATCATTTGAGCGGGAAGACCAGTATCACCGCATAAGAAGATTTAGATGCTTAAAAGACATAAAAATATATATCAACCTTATCATTATTAGATGACAACTATTAGTATGCCAACTGCTAAGATCAGTATTAGTCCATTAAAAGACCTATTATTAGAAACACAAGTGGAGAATATACAAAAGCCATTTTGCAAGAGCTAAACCCTCTATGTTGTATTGCATTCAACTTATGTCAATTACCATGTCTGGATCCCAGAGTATAGCTTAACAGTTAATGCCAAATACAAATATCCGCAACTCATCATGGCATCAAAATTCAGAATAAGCAAAAATTGAAATACTCAACCCCAAATGGGTAAATGAGGGAGCTCCTCACCTGTTCAGTGCTACCCGTCGTTGCACGCAGTTGCTCATCTTTATCCAGTAAGCATTTCTGCAGTTTAGTCACTTCCGCTTCCATGCTCCTTGCCTTCGTCTCTGCAACCTGTGATGTTCTCTCTCATGAGAAGAAACTTGTGAACAATACTGAAGGTAGCAACAACATAGCAGAAATTTACTAACCTTCCTAGTTTGCGATTCCCTAGTAAACAACTGCTCCTGCGAAGCAAGCTTGTTCCTGACATCCTTGAGCTCAGACGCCAGAGATGCAACGTTTCTTCTGAAGCTCAACTTCTTCTCTGTAAGATCCTTCAACAGAGGATCCAAATCCGGCGAAGATGTTGAGCACGATCTTGCCGCCCTCTCCGAGACTGACATAGCCCCAAGCCCAGAACCAAACAGGGAAGAGAGTTTACACCCAAGAGGCCAGAATGCAGATCCTGGGACACTGTTTTATTTTCTCCAATAACAGGCAGGATGGAGCATCCTATGAAGTatgaacaagacaaaaataagggGACTGAGCTCTTCTTTGACCCAACCAAACACCCTGGCAGCCTCACAATAAGCCCTGCTTCCACAGGTCAGTAGGAGCCAACGGGTAGCTTTCGCTGCAGAAAACAGTTGCACGATTTCAGGGGCAGAGAGAAAGATGGTGATGTGCCCTACATGCAACGTGTTGCCCTAAGTTACTGGTCTGAAAGCACCCGTTTCCTTCAGATCGCGGCTACAAGTTCATGTGGCACTAGACCAGTTGGCAAGTAACTGACAGACGTGTTGCTTTCAGCAGCCGACAAAATTGTGTGTTACTGATGGATTGGGGCTACTACTACTGCAAGCGACTTGGTTCATGTCGACCAATGAAGGTAACAGCTCCTGCACGCATCTACTTAGTCAACTCTCCGGGCACTACGCGGCAGATTTAGCATGCTATTGAGATAGCAGGCTTTCAATAGAAATTGGTGGTAATGGGTGTTCTGACAAAACAGCAGCATCTTCCACCGGGATTCCAACAGGATGAGGACACGGGAAGCTGCCCATCTGCGAACATATGCTAAATTTTCCGCAGTAGTACCACCATGTCGTATTTAATTAAATCTGACCCACCGCGCAGCTCAATAAAGAACTCTCATTTGTTTTTTGAGGACTCCCGTACGGAGCTACGCGATTTCCTCCAGGTTCGAAATAATTCAAACCTGGGGAGGGGAACAGCCCCGAGCCAAAAACTAGGTAGTAACTTTTAGAAGAGTAAAAAAAGGTTTTTTTCACGGCGATGTCAAGAACATGGAGCGCAGCATATTCATCACCGTTCAAATCTCCCGAGCTCGCAATCTTTCCCCCAAAAAATCCGCGGAAATAAACAAAAACAGCGACCACCGTATTGCAGAGGAGGCGCataaggagagagggggaggaggACAGATAAATCTCGCACCTtcgtccccgccgccgccgccggatccCTGTCCGCCGAGCTCCACGAACCACGAATCCGGCCCCGACCAAGAAAATACCTCCGTCGCGAGGAGATCTATTCTCACCGCTTCCCCATCGCTCGCTGGCTAGTAGGGTTTATGAGATTCCGAGGCCCTGATTTTTCGGAGTGTTTCCGGTGGCGGAGGCGAGACTGAGCGAGAAGGGGATGGTAACTGATGAAGAGATGGTTGGGGGTTTGTTTGAAACTGAAATACTGGCATGTGGGCCCCGAGGCGTCAGCGCGCGGCAAAGTCCAAAATGTTTCGGGGGCGGCGTACGTCACGTGGCCGCTTCCTCGGCCCGGATCGACTCTGCTGCCGTGTACCGTGTACCGTGTACGCGTACCGTAGAGGGCTGTGGCGCGTGCTCGTAATTAACGCGTACTGGACAAGCCTTTTTGCCAGCGAAATTTATCGTTTTCTTAGATGAGTGTAATTTATGTTTGGTTCACATAAAACAGAGTAAAAGTATTGATTCCTCGCACCCTTTTTATGCATATGGGGAAATTGACAACGTACATCTACTTTGGTTGCTAACGATTTCTTCGTGCATCATAGCAGAACCAAAACCACGTCAATTCGTTGCCTGCAGTTTGCATTTTGTCTAACCGACCTTTGTTTGGTTACAAGTTGTTTCCCTTATACGATTGGTTGGCTAAACAGTGAGCTTACCGAGCAAAGAAATAGTACCTACAACATGTTGGACGCAGTAGCAATTCAGCGACGACTAATATATACACTAGCACATATAATCAGCAGGACTAACAAAGTTATATCAGCAGATCACAGTGTTGCACCACGAGTTCACGAACAACTTCTGGTGATGAAACACAAGTTCATCAACTGAGGAGGTTAGTACATGACACCTCACAAAATATACAAACTTGACATCCGTTTACATAAAACCTAGCTACTCACAAAATATGCATCATCACGATGCTCATCATCAATCACCACAACAAAGCAACCCAATCTGGTAATACTTCCTCGGGGAGATAGTAAACCAGATCGTTCTGCTCTGAGGGCTCATCGAAAGTTACCTAGATACCTGGTGGCATGTGCCTTGTGCTCCATGAGGTGGTCGAGAGCATGATGGATCGCAGTCAAAGAGATGAGCGATGCTTCCTGCTGGAACACGGGCAACGAAGATGATCTTTATCTGACCAATAGTTCTTTATGAACTTGTTGATGAAAAGAGTGCCCTTCGGGTTATCCTGCAAGCAAAAGTTAGTTAGTTCTTGGTCATGTGATGAATGAAGTGCTACATTGATCTAACCTTGATGTCCACCATGAAAGTTGCCTTACCATAAACATCTGAATTTCTCCAACGAGTGCGAGAAGAGGTTGGCTTACCATAACCGTGTGAATCGCCCATGCCTCCGATCATACGGGCTTTGGGCTGCTTTAAGGAGCATGTAGTGCAGGGATTCCTTTTCATGCGGGAAACCAAACGTGCAATTTTCTTCTCCCTGGAGCCAGGAAACCGGCATCCGAGGAACCAATAATCACGTCCTATAGGTCGTTGTGTTTTTAATGAGTGCTTTAGAGTCCTACGGAAGAAAAACCTAGGCAATTGGTGACTAAAGAAGAACAATAGATCATGAGGCACCCTTGTAGTCGCTTGACAAACATTTTTGTTTGCCCTCCTCTTTTTTGTCATAAGGGT
This Lolium perenne isolate Kyuss_39 chromosome 1, Kyuss_2.0, whole genome shotgun sequence DNA region includes the following protein-coding sequences:
- the LOC127345973 gene encoding nuclear envelope-associated protein 2, with the translated sequence MSVSERAARSCSTSSPDLDPLLKDLTEKKLSFRRNVASLASELKDVRNKLASQEQLFTRESQTRKVAETKARSMEAEVTKLQKCLLDKDEQLRATTGSTEQYLHDLDELRSRMSVTQATAEASAASAKSAESQCLFLLKELNEKDRSLKEHELRVNKLGEQLALLQKDLEAREFSQRQLKDEVLRIETDIMDAVSKAGSKKDNELLKILSDVSPRNVENISKHLNAKDTEIARLRDEIRILSAHWTNKTKELESQLEKQRRTDQELKKRVLKLEFCLQESRSQIRKLQRVGEKRDKQLKELKDQVVAKHPNGSRHDYNSDDGKHNFWESQGFKFVASMSMLALVILTKR